In Aedes albopictus strain Foshan chromosome 3, AalbF5, whole genome shotgun sequence, the following are encoded in one genomic region:
- the LOC109403283 gene encoding alpha-tocopherol transfer protein-like, translating to MTTLSHPYKDCPGPKEVPTEYIKDVDVLFEWIKQQPRFPAFTKNHAHLFLHACLWNLEDAKKALYKYAHIHATAPDIFDNRDVLSTGVQLVLNMTHMVSLPKLTPEGYRLLCYRLSDTDPSRMNFGEAVKTFCMFNDVQISKDGPIEGYIVIFDMKGVRLGHLARVQFGPLRTFMSYIQDAHPVRLKKIYIVHTASFINQVMALVKPLIKSELLGLLQFSTSGPIDILGADLMPKDYGGPFEDLATMHAEQKKEIESDYREWLIDTAALKEAPKDNKSNAIKPPTKAFRGLEID from the exons ATGACAACCTTATCACATCCCTATAAAGACTGTCCGGGACCGAAAGAGGTGCCTACCGAATACATCAAGGACGTGGATGTGTTGTTTGAATG GATCAAGCAGCAGCCACGGTTTCCAGCGTTCACAAAAAACCACGCTCATCTCTTTCTCCATGCGTGCCTATGGAATTTGGAGGATGCGAAAAAGGCCCTGTATAAATACGCTCACATCCATGCGACGGCGCCGGATATTTTCGACAATCGGGATGTGCTCTCGACGGGGGTGCAGTTAGTGCTGAACATGAC CCACATGGTTTCGCTACCAAAGCTGACACCGGAAGGATATCGATTACTGTGTTACCGTTTGTCCGATACCGATCCATCGAGGATGAACTTCGGCGAGGCAGTAAAGACATTCTGCATGTTTAACGATGTCCAGATTAGCAAGGACGGTCCCATCGAGGGTTACATTGTAATTTTCGACATGAAAGGCGTGCGGTTGGGTCATCTGGCGCGGGTACAGTTCGGTCCACTGAGGACGTTCATGAGCTACATTCAGGATGCACATCCTGTTCGACTGAAAAAAATCTACATCGTCCACACGGCTTCATTCATCAATCAGGTGATGGCTCTGGTGAAACCGCTGATTAAGTCGGAGCTGCTTGGTTTGCTGCAGTTTTCAACTTCCGGGCCAATCGACATACTGGGAGCTGATCTTATGCCAAAA GACTACGGTGGCCCCTTCGAAGACTTAGCAACTATGCACGCGGAGCAGAAAAAGGAAATCGAATCTGACTACCGCGAGTGGCTGATAGACACAGCTGCACTGAAAGAGGCACCCAAGGATAACAAAAGCAACGCGATAAAACCACCGACAAAGGCATTCCGTGGATTGGAGATTGACTAA